A window of Deltaproteobacteria bacterium genomic DNA:
GAGTGATCTATCCCATGTCCGGCCCGACGGCTCAGGCCGGGGTCGACGACAAGCACGCCATCGAGCTGGCCCTGGATATTATCAACACAGACAAGTACAAACATTTAAACCTACCCCTCTCTAAAACTGTAGGCCTCCCCAATCTGAAAGGGGCCAAGATGTCCGTGACCATTGCCGATCATCAAGGCAAACCGGACCTTGGGCTGAGCGAGGCCGAGCGTCTGATCACTCAGGAGAAGGCCGCAGCCCTCTTCGGCTGCTACCACAGTTCAGTGACCGAGACCGCCAGCATGGTGGCCGAGCGCATGAAGGTCCCATTCTTCAATGCCGAGTCCTCTTCTCCCAGACTCACCCGTCGAGGGTTCAAATGGTTCTTCCGCAGCTCGCCCCACGACGAGACTTTTTCGGAGGGCATGTTCCAATCCTTGGAAGACCTTGAGAAGAAACGGGGGATTAAGTTCAAGACGATTGCCGTGATGTACGAGGATACCCTTTTCGGGAAAGACAGCAGCCGCATCGAGAAAGAATTGGCTGCCAAAGCTGGGTACAAGGTCGTTGCCGACATTGCCTATCGCTCCCGAGCCACCAGCCTCACCCCCGAGGTCCAGAAATTGAAAGCAGCCAACCCGGACGTTCTCTTCCCCACTTCTTACGCCTCGGATGCGATTCTCCTCTGCAAGGTCTCCAAGGACCTCGATTACAACGCCCCGATTATCATGGCTCAAAATGCCGGACACACGGATCCCTCCTTTGCGGAGGCTTTGGGGAAAAATGTCGATGGAATTTGCAGCCGCACGGAATTTTCTCTGGACTTGGCCAAACATAAACCCATGCTCACCGAAATCAATGAACTTTTCAAGAAACGTTCGGGAAGGGATTTCTCCGGGACCTCCGCCCGGGCCTTCGTGGGGTTCTTTGTTCTGGCCGATGCCATTAATCGGGCCGGCTCCACTAAGCCCGAAGCCATCCGCGAAGCCCTGATCAAGACCAACATGCCCGCCGAGCAATTGATCACCCCCTGGCGGGGCGTGAAGTTTGATGAAACGGGGCAGAACATCCTGGTGGATGCCATCGTCATCCAGTACCAGGGAGGAAAACCGTCCACGATCTGGCCCTTTAATCTGGCCGCCAAAGAAATGATCTACCCCATTCCCAAATGGTCTGAGAGAAAGTAAAAAACACTTTTTCATTATCCCCGGGGACGTAACGTCCCTCCGCCCCTCCTTCCTAAAGGGGGGAACGGGGGGATTTTCCGGGCGATGCTGGACGATTCGTAATGACAACATTCTTTTGCCGTTCACTATAGAAAGGGAACTTCATGTATAATTCAGAAATCATCCTCCAGACCGTGATCAGTGGTTTGTTGATGGGTTGTATTTACGCCTTGGTTGCCGTCGGCCTTTGCTTGATCTGGGGTCTGATGGAAATCGTTAATTTCGCCCATGGCGAGATGCTCATGCTCGGGATGTTCACTTCTTTCTGGATGTTTACCCTTTACCATATCGACCCCATGCTCTCTTTGCCCCTGTGCTTGGTTATCCTTTTTTTAATCGGGGTGGGCACCTATTTCATCATTATCAAAAAGATTCTCAAAGCGCCTTTCTTGGCCCAGATTTTAGCTACTTTCGGGCTGGGGATTTTCTTGCGCTACCTGGCCCAATTCCTGTGGACGCCTGATTTCAGGATGATCAAAAACCCTGCTCTGGCCGGCCGGATTAGTTTGGGCGGTATCTTTATCGGCGTTCCCGAACTCACCGCCAGCATCATCACCGTCCTCTCTTTTTTACTGCTCTACTGGTTCATCAATAAGACGGAGATCGGCACCGCGATATTAGCGACCAGCGAGGACCGCGAAGCTGCCTCCCTGATGGGTATCAACAGCGACAAAATGTTCGCTCTCGGATGGGGAATTGGTGCCGCCTGTTTGGGGGTGGCCGGAGCTCTGATGTCCAATTTTTATTACATCTTTCCCGAGGTAGGCTTCCCCTTTGCCTTGATCGCTTATGTGGCCGTAGCCCTCGGGGGATTTGGCTCCATTCCTGGATCTTTTGTCGCCGGGATTATCATCGGTCTGGTGGAGTTTTTGGGGGGTCTTTTTATTGCTCCGGCTTTTAAATACACCTTTGTTTTTATCATTTATCTCCTGGTAGTCTTCATCCGGCCCCAGGGTCTGTGGGGGAGATACTAACTATTTTTTTGGGGAGAAAAAATTCATGGGCGAGAAAAAAAATAGATGGATTTGGCTGGCGATCGGAGCCCTCCTCCTTTTAATTTACCCTTTCTTTCTCACCCTTCCTTTCCCCAGGCACTTGATGATCATGATCTTTCTTTACGCCTCCCTGGGATTGGCCTGGAACATGATCGGGGGTTACGCCGGCCAGATCTCCCTTGGTCACGCGGTCTATTTCGGAGCGGGTGCCTATACCTCTACTCTGATGCTCATGAAACTGGGAGTGACTCCCTGGATTGGCATGATCGTTGGCGGGTTCATATCAGTTGGCCTGGCTTTCATCATCGGTTATCCCTCTTTTAAGCTGGCCGGGCATTATTTTGCCATTGCCACCATCGCCATCGGAGAAATCGCCCAGCAGTGGATGCTCAACTGGGACTGGGCGGGCGCGGCAGTGGGGTTAACGCTGCCCATTCTTCCCGAGTCTTTTTTAAATATGGAATTTCACACCAGTAAAGTGCCTTACTATTACATCGCTTTTGGAATTTTCAGCCTGACCATTCTCGCCACTTACTGGGTCGATCGTTCCAAGCTCGGATACT
This region includes:
- a CDS encoding ABC transporter substrate-binding protein, which produces MKKSFFVFPIILLLLVTLPVTVSAADVKIGVIYPMSGPTAQAGVDDKHAIELALDIINTDKYKHLNLPLSKTVGLPNLKGAKMSVTIADHQGKPDLGLSEAERLITQEKAAALFGCYHSSVTETASMVAERMKVPFFNAESSSPRLTRRGFKWFFRSSPHDETFSEGMFQSLEDLEKKRGIKFKTIAVMYEDTLFGKDSSRIEKELAAKAGYKVVADIAYRSRATSLTPEVQKLKAANPDVLFPTSYASDAILLCKVSKDLDYNAPIIMAQNAGHTDPSFAEALGKNVDGICSRTEFSLDLAKHKPMLTEINELFKKRSGRDFSGTSARAFVGFFVLADAINRAGSTKPEAIREALIKTNMPAEQLITPWRGVKFDETGQNILVDAIVIQYQGGKPSTIWPFNLAAKEMIYPIPKWSERK
- a CDS encoding branched-chain amino acid ABC transporter permease, translating into MYNSEIILQTVISGLLMGCIYALVAVGLCLIWGLMEIVNFAHGEMLMLGMFTSFWMFTLYHIDPMLSLPLCLVILFLIGVGTYFIIIKKILKAPFLAQILATFGLGIFLRYLAQFLWTPDFRMIKNPALAGRISLGGIFIGVPELTASIITVLSFLLLYWFINKTEIGTAILATSEDREAASLMGINSDKMFALGWGIGAACLGVAGALMSNFYYIFPEVGFPFALIAYVAVALGGFGSIPGSFVAGIIIGLVEFLGGLFIAPAFKYTFVFIIYLLVVFIRPQGLWGRY
- a CDS encoding branched-chain amino acid ABC transporter permease, translated to MGEKKNRWIWLAIGALLLLIYPFFLTLPFPRHLMIMIFLYASLGLAWNMIGGYAGQISLGHAVYFGAGAYTSTLMLMKLGVTPWIGMIVGGFISVGLAFIIGYPSFKLAGHYFAIATIAIGEIAQQWMLNWDWAGAAVGLTLPILPESFLNMEFHTSKVPYYYIAFGIFSLTILATYWVDRSKLGYYFKAIKGDLEGARSLGINVARYKFYALALSAFFTSICGSFYAQYVLFIDPDSVFPLMLSIIVCLVATLGGVGTVWGPVIGAFILIPISEFTRIQFGGGGKGTDLIIYGFLIMVISIYQPFGVIGLSKRFKKKESE